The proteins below are encoded in one region of Lactuca sativa cultivar Salinas chromosome 3, Lsat_Salinas_v11, whole genome shotgun sequence:
- the LOC111880279 gene encoding probable carboxylesterase 2: MASGSPSKYMSTSKEYPLHLHGWLRIHKDGRCERFIGNDIIPAGTDPITGVQSKDVIISHQSNLFVRLYIPKTIVDDIPNRKLPTLIYYHGGGFLTESAASSTYHPTLNLITAESNVIAVSVNYRLAPEHHIPVAYEDSWEAIKWVATHVKGNGPESWLNSHADLQNVFFAGDSAGANIAHNMAIRVGLNQVKVINLKGVIMIHPYFGGKEHIGEESKHEQHKAFMNQMWLLANPLGIGLDDPLYNPVMDPCISAFGCSKILLCVGGRDKLRGRALLYKELMETCGWKGFIELMESKGEGHVFFLSNTSCENARILRKKICNFINSISSKI; this comes from the coding sequence ATGGCTTCTGGTTCACCCTCGAAGTACATGTCAACCTCCAAAGAGTATCCTCTCCATCTCCATGGTTGGCTGCGAATACACAAAGATGGCCGATGTGAAAGATTCATCGGAAATGATATCATTCCGGCTGGAACTGATCCCATAACTGGCGTCCAATCAAAAGACGTCATTATTTCACACCAATCCAATCTTTTTGTAAGGCTTTACATTCCCAAAACCATCGTCGACGACATCCCTAACCGGAAACTCCCAACTCTGATCTACTATCACGGTGGTGGCTTCTTGACTGAATCCGCCGCTTCTTCCACCTACCACCCCACACTTAACTTGATCACGGCAGAATCCAACGTGATTGCGGTGTCTGTAAACTACAGGTTGGCTCCGGAACATCATATACCAGTTGCATACGAGGATTCATGGGAAGCAATCAAGTGGGTGGCTACCCATGTTAAAGGAAATGGTCCGGAGTCATGGTTAAACTCCCATGCTGATCTTCAGAATGTGTTCTTCGCTGGAGATAGCGCAGGAGCCAACATCGCACATAACATGGCTATCCGGGTCGGGTTGAACCAAGTAAAGGTTATTAACCTAAAGGGTGTTATTATGATCCACCCTTACTTTGGTGGAAAAGAGCATATTGGAGAAGAGTCTAAACATGAACAACACAAAGCTTTCATGAATCAGATGTGGCTGTTGGCTAATCCATTAGGGATCGGGTTAGATGACCCGTTGTATAATCCGGTCATGGACCCGTGTATTTCAGCTTTCGGATGCTCCAAGATTCTTTTGTGTGTTGGTGGGAGGGATAAACTAAGGGGTAGGGCCCTACTCTATAAGGAGTTGATGGAGACGTGTGGGTGGAAAGGCTTTATTGAGTTGATGGAGAGCAAAGGGGAGGGCCATGTCTTCTTTTTGTCTAATACTTCATGTGAAAATGCTCGTATCTTACGTAAAAAGATTTGTAACTTTATCAATTCGATCAGCAGCAAAATCTGA
- the LOC111880272 gene encoding uncharacterized protein LOC111880272 codes for MAVNGAYSTFLSLCRRHHHHHHHNRYHSFLSSPSHTYHITGFLYYFTRNRALSTSAESAEPPELSGRNAYDLLGVPESCTFAEIKASFRKLAKETHPDLSQSPDGFSNSHRFVQILAAYEILSDIQKRAHYDNYLQSQKPILQKPSRQGSSMYTYESHEATGQQMEVVEWLKWYRYAINNIVSEKRIANGTSYFDILENDFYSAIHTAYHGPIIHSMDFLPDCFEADERSFHGTSEILHLVSGHDLFGKVCIAKRVPELSPHASKIENLEVGFKTHELGTQIRSQCDAYKDLELHVSGKIVAIANRIPPKSSTSTIDISNEDYEDHIHVYLNLHEDDEEDKMFLGTIIGLGSSDEEGCCYFHNNCGVKTHVVMKHRTLMVKHMHWFQLGEKASVCECRCTRARLPPSKYWLFEPRSGSHDIGGWYVETYGRGKNGKNVSSQRYWDGVDLSQPSERRVHPAIYLLALAYRTLDIEESKRQKQTIRDIFQGKMYEIYNWWKRLV; via the exons ATGGCGGTAAACGGCGCTTACTCCACTTTCCTTAGCCTATGCCgtcgtcaccaccaccaccaccaccacaaccgcTATCattcatttctttcatctccctCGCATACGTATCACATCACCGGCTTTCTATATTATTTCACTCGTAATCGGGCACTGAGCACCAGCGCTGAGTCGGCGGAGCCACCTGAATTGTCCGGCAGGAACGCTTACGACCTCCTAGGGGTTCCTGAGTCTTGCACTTTCGCAGAAATTAAAGCCTCTTTTCGGAAATTGGCAAAGGAAACTCATCCCGATCTTTCTCAATCGCCCGATGGATTTTCTAATTCCCACCGATTCGTTCAAATTCTCGCAGCTTATGAG ATACTATCAGACATTCAAAAGAGAGCTCACTACGACAACTATCTACAATCTCAAAAACCAATTCTCCAAAAACCCTCAAGACAAGGTTCATCAATGTACACATACGAATCCCATGAAGCAACAGGACAACAAATGGAAGTTGTAGAATGGTTAAAATGGTATAGATATGCCATAAACAACATCGTATCAGAGAAAAGAATAGCAAATGGAACAAGCTACTTTGATATACTAGAAAACGACTTTTATTCAGCCATACACACAGCCTACCATGGTCCTATAATCCATTCAATGGATTTCCTCCCTGATTGTTTTGAAGCTGATGAAAGATCTTTCCATGGAACTTCTGAAATCCTTCATTTAGTTTCAGGACATGACCTTTTTGGGAAAGTATGTATAGCCAAAAGGGTACCTGAATTATCACCACATGCCTCCAAAATTGAGAATTTGGAAGTGGGATTCAAAACTCATGAATTGGGAACTCAAATTAGGTCACAATGTGATGCATACAAAGATCTTGAGTTACATGTATCAGGAAAGATTGTTGCAATTGCAAATCGAATCCCACCAAAGAGTTCTACTTCCACCATTGACATATCAAATGAAGATTATGAAGATCATATACATGTTTATCTCAATCTACATGAAGATGATGAGGAAGATAAGATGTTTTTGGGGACAATTATTGGATTAGGGAGTAGTGATGAAGAAGGGTGTTGTTATTTTCATAATAATTGTGGTGTAAAGACTCATGTGGTTATGAAACATAGGACATTAATGGTGAAACATATGCATTGGTTTCAATTGGGAGAAAAAGCTTCTGTTTGTGAGTGTAGATGCACAAGAGCTCGATTACCTCCAAGTAAATATTGGTTATTTGAGCCTCGTTCAGGGTCGCATGATATTGGTGGTTGGTATGTTGAGACATATGGGAGGGGTAAAAACGGAAAAAATGTTTCATCTCAGAGGTATTGGGATGGTGTTGACTTAAGTCAACCTTCTGAAAG GAGGGTTCATCCAGCCATTTATTTGCTAGCTCTTGCATACAGAACTTTAGATATAGAAGAATCCAAGAGACAAAAACAAACAATTAGAGATATATTTCAAGGAAAAATGTATGAAATATATAATTGGTGGAAAAGACTTGTGTAG
- the LOC111880264 gene encoding protein CONSERVED IN THE GREEN LINEAGE AND DIATOMS 27, chloroplastic, protein MIRLSVYCSLLSPPSQKVKDHQRISPASFWQQKWNRSSSLSSSSSSSSSSSTQRSITTIAMALKKDEMDGRFSNLPGQSWEPGLEMEVPFEQRPVNEYSSLKEGPLYSWGELSPRSFFIRVGGLWLVTFTVLGLPVSAASFNPSNDPLRFLLAAGTGTLFLVSLVVLRIYLGWSYVGDRLLSAVIPYEESGWYDGQMWVKPPEILARDRLLGSYKVKPVIKLLKQTLVGTGVLLVTAVSLIIFATPVEDFFQKTFANENYVAATKINANMSKEELLRLPLEVKADDKLAAAAAEAADGRPVYCRDRYYRALAGGQYCKWEDLLN, encoded by the exons atgatCAGACTAAGTGTCTACTGCTCCTTACTCTCACCtccaagtcaaaaagtcaaagacCACCAGAGAATCTCTCCGGCGTCGTTTTGGCAGCAAAAATGGAACCGGAGTTCGAGTCTGAGTTCAAGTTCGAGTTCGAGTTCGAGTTCATCAACTCAGAGGAGTATTACGACTATTGCTATGGCTTTAAAAAAAGACGAAATGGATGGAAGATTTAGCAACTTACCGGGTCAAAGCTGGGAACCCGGGTTGGAAATGGAAGTCCCTTTTGAACAAAGGCCG gtGAATGAATACTCATCTTTGAAAGAAGGGCCATTATATTCATGGGGAGAATTGAGTCCACGATCTTTTTTCATACGCGTTGGAGGTCTTTGGTTGGTTACTTTTACTGTTCTTGGACTCCCTGTTTCTGCTGCAAGCTTTAATCCTTCAAAT GATCCTTTACGATTTTTACTAGCGGCAGGAACTGGAACGCTTTTTCTTGTATCATTAGTTGTTCTCAGGATTTATCTG ggATGGAGTTATGTCGGTGACAGACTGTTATCAGCTGTGATCCCATACGAAGAGAGTGGTTGGTATGATGGACAAATGTGGGTAAAGCCTCCCGAG ATTTTGGCGCGTGATAGGTTATTGGGGTCATACAAG GTGAAACCAGTGATAAAATTGTTGAAACAAACCCTAGTGGGAACAGGGGTGTTACTTGTGACAGCTGTTTCATTGATTATTTTTGCTACACCAGTTGAAGATTTCTTCCAAAAAACATTTGCAAATGAAAATTATGTTGCAGCTACAAAGATCAATGCGAATATGAG CAAAGAGGAGCTTTTAAGATTGCCATTGGAAGTGAAGGCAGATGATAAACTGGCAGCTGCTGCTGCTGAGGCGGCTGATGGAAGGCCGGTGTACTGCAGGGACAGGTACTACCGTGCACTAGCGGGCGGACAATACTGCAAGTGGGAGGATCTACTCAACTGA